TACGTAATGATCtaacaaatataataatctATTTTAAAACCTATGATAAACGATTGTCAATCTAATAGATCTAGTTAAGAACAAGATCACTTACGAACTAAAACATTGATGGAGCGGTAAACCGAAGAATCGTACATTATAGTTATACTCTTCTATTGTTTCATGTTTTTATAAAAAGCAATTCTATCGAACTCGTTCATTGCAAACATTATGATTATAAATAACGTGTTCCATGTGATTATAAATAACGTCTTCGTAACACTATTCCATAATGTACAATAGCTGTTTTATGATTGACATTTGTCAATATCGACAGAAAAAcgaaaattattatatcatttatcaCGAAATTCAACAATTCACAAGCACAAATTAAAACAGCTATAACTTCCAAGCACCTAACATACGTACGGATGACTAGCCACttcttattaaaaattttacaacATATACAGTTAACGTAGGGAGGGATATGAATCATTGCACGCACGCCATCCACTTTACAGCATTGCAACCGACAATTTTCAAGCGAGTATActtttcaacttttctaaaacAAGTTCTACCGACCAGACGAATCGATCGGTAGAACAAGTACCTAAAAAACACGCGCAAGCGTTGCGCTGCTCCATGCATCTCCCACTGACGCGCGGCTGCATTCTAATAACAACTTCACTCCGCGATGTCGAACGAAGCAGTGATCATAGAAGCTGACAGCAGCAGCGACTACTGTCTTCAATTAAATCGATGGTTCTTGAAACCGATCGGTGCATGGCCATCGTCTCCATCCACCACAAGACTGGAGAAGatcgtttcatttattttaaacaTCGTTTGCTTCACCTCCGTAATCATCACTGCGATTCCCAGTGTATTGCTACTCATTCTAGAAGACGAGAGCATTAACTTGAAATTGAAAACCCTAGATTTCTTGAGTCATTTGTTCGTCAGCAGCTTTAATTATAGTACCTTGTTATTACACAGCAAAGACATACGACAATGCGTAGAACACATAGAGGCTGACTGGCGATCAGTGACTAGGGAGGAGGATCAACACGTAATGATGAAAAACGGAAAATTCGGTCGCTATGTAGCTGCTTCGTGCGCTATTTTCATGCAGGGTGGCATTTTGTGCTTTTGTTTCGTGACAGCGTTAACTACGGTCGAGATTCAGATTGGAAACGAGACAAGAGTCTTGCGCTTGCTGCCTTGTGCAGTATACAAGAAGTTGGTGAACGTCGATGAAAGTCCAGCAAACGAAATCATGCTTTCCCTGCAAATTTGGTCTGCTCTTATCGCGAACTCCAGTACAGTTGGAATTTTTAGTCTCGCAGCTGTACTAGCTGCTCACGCGTGTGGTCAACTGGACGTGATTATGGCGTGGATTACCGAATTTGTTAAGGAAACAAGAAAACAGAAGGGAACTAGCAGTTTTCAGGAAATTGGAGTAATCGTGGAGCGACACCTGAGGACGTTGAAGTAAGATCTATTGTTAATTCGttttttcttgttgttgttgtttCGAGAGTGATCATTGGTATTATATTACGTGTTGATTGCAGTTTCATATCGTGTATCGAGGTTGTgatgaacaaaatatatttattggagATGTTGAGATGTACGATGAACATATGTCTAATTGCCTACTACATTCTAACGgtacatatttattatatttttattgcttGCTAATTTCTTTCCACataagatataaatttatttttctgcaTATTTGTCCTATACTTTTAACGATTGCTTCTTAGGAATGGGATGAGCATGATATTCGAAATTTGACATCGTATTTTATGATGTTCGTTTCAATCTGTTTTAACATTTTCGTAATATGTTACATCGGTGAAATATTAACGGAACAGGTACTGAGACATCAACTCTCTAATTATAGAACTATCAAAGTAGTCGAGATTAAGAAATAACCATTTATCATGTAACTTTCATGGTTTCACGATGATAAATTTTTGGTGATTTGAATGATCTTTTTATGTATCTTTCATTTTAAGTTCTTTGGTACTTACATGTCTCATACTTAGTCATAGCGTTAATACAGAGTGGTATACAACAAATCGAAATCGTGATGGTTAATACGACAAATTCTTAACAGAGCAAGAAAATTGGTGATGCCGTTTACTTGACAAACTGGTATTATTTACCCAATAAAGAAATCCGCAACTTAATTTTGATCATCGTGCGATCGACTCTGGTCGTTCAACTGACTGCAGGGAAAATGATTCATATGACAATTAGTACGTTTGGCAATGTAAGTTAATCTGATACTAGTACTCAGACTTGTATTGTCTGTTTAGGTTAAACATTCTCCCATTTCAGGTGGTAAAGACAGGTTTCGCATATTTGAATCTATTGCAgcaaataatgtaataaaatggtATCTCGGAAAAATGTTATTGGGGGAGTTAAAGCATAATAATAATTAGGCGGTTGAAATAATCTTATAATCAATTTTGTAAACTCTAATAAATGGTTGACAGTATAATACGTCTACGTAAGACCAAGCAAACGTACAAAGTAAAAAATCTATCGGACGGTAGATTGTAGAACCGTCCGTTGTAGCCACGCTCCATTATATTCATGTTTCTATTacgtattatttttttgaaattggaaaaattaatttcaccaATAATTTTTTCTTCGTAATACTATGCGttgataaaaaaaaactagTCTTATACATTTGTAAATACCAACAGcaataatacaaattattatcATTTATCATGAAATTCAACAATTCACAAGCACAAATTAAAACAGCTACAACTTCCAAGCACAAACTAACACAGCTATAACTTCCAAgcacctaacacacgtacggacGACTAGCCACttcttattaaaaattttacaacATATATAATTAACGTAGGAAGGGATATGAATCATTGCACACACGCCATCCACTTCACAGCATTGCAGCCAACAATTTCCAAGCGAGTATACTTTCCAACTTTTCTAAAACAAGTTTTACCGACCAGACGAATCGATCGGTAGAACAAGTACCTAAAAAACACGCGCAAGCGTTGCACTCCTCCATGCATCCCCCATTGACGCACGTCTGCTTTCTAATAACGACTTCATTCCGCGATGCCGAACGAAGCAGTAGTGATAGAAGCTGATAGCAACAGCAACAGTGACTACAGTCTACAATTGAATCGATGGTTCTTGAAACCGATCGGTGCATGGCCCTCGTCTCCTTCCACCACAAAACTCGAAAAGATTGTTTCATTTGTTTTAAACATCATTTGCTTCAGCACCGTAATTATCACTGCGATTCCTAGTTTACTACTAATGATTCTAGAAGATCAGAGTatgaatttgaaattgaaaacaCTAGGTTTCGTGAGCCATTGGATCGTCAGCAGCTTTAATTATACAGCTTTGTTGTTGCATAGCAAAGACATACGACAGTGCATAGAACACATGGAAAGTGACTGGCGAACGTTAATGAGAGAGGAGGATCAACACGTGATGCTGAAGAACGCGAAATTCGGTCGCTATGTGGCGGCTTTTTGCGCCATTTTTATGCAGGGTAGCGTTTTATGCTTTTGTTTCGTGACAGCATTAAATACATTCGAGATTCAAATTGGAAACGAGACGAGAGTTTTACACGTGTTACCTTGTGCAGTATACAAGAAGCTAGTAAACGTCGATGAAAGTTCAACGAACCAGATCATGCTTTTCTTGCAAGTTTGGTCTGCAATTATTGCAAATTCTAGTACGATTGGGATTTTTAGTCTTGCAGCAGTCCTAGCTGCTCACGCGTGTGGCCAGTTAAACGTTATTATGTTATGGATTGTTGAATTTGTTGAGGCCAGGGGAGAGAAGAAACCTGGTGGTTCTATTCAAATTGGAACAATCGTGGAACGACACCTGAGGACATTGAAGTAAGACCTTTTCCCTATTCCTTCTTTGTTGGCGTTTCAGTACTGATCTTCGGGATTATGTTGTACGTTAATTGCAGTTTTATATCGTGTATCGAGGAAGTGATGAATAAAATCTATCTTTTGGAAATGCTAAGATGCACAATGGATATATGTGTAACTGGCTATTACATTTTATCAGTATGTAATTAATACATATTTCTTGTTTATCTATTTCTTCCAGATTAGATGTAACTTTACTTTTCTGTATAATTGTTTTATTCTGTTTACTATTCCGTCTTAGGAATGGACTGAGCATGATATTCAAAATTTGACTTCGTATTTTATGATGTTCGTTACAATCTGTTATAACATTTTTGTAATATGTTACATCGGTGAAATATTAACAGAGCAGGTATCAGCAACACATTAACACTCTAATTCTAAAATAACCAGAGTaatcaaaattaataattaatcgtccttcatacaatttttatagaTTCACAATGGCACATTTTTAGTGATTTGAATGATTTTTTCATGTCTTTCATTTTAAGTTCTTTGGTACCTACACATTTCATACTTTGCCCTAGTGTTAGTGTGGAGTGATATAAATGATGCAAATCGTAATCCTGATGATTAATTCAACAAATTCTTAACAGTGCAAGAAAATTGGTGAAGTCGTTTACATGACGAACTGGTATTATTTACCCGGTAAAACAATCCTCGACTTGATTATGGTCATCGCACGATCAAATGTGGTCGTTCATATCACTGCTGGAAAATTAGTTCATATGTCCGTTTACACTTTTGGTAGTGTAAGTTTATTCGATACTCTTACTCATAACTGTATTGTCTGTTCACGTAAAATATTCTGACATTTCAGGTTGTGAAGACAGGTTTTGCGTATTTGAATCTGTTGCAGCAAATGATGTAATAAAGTGGAATCCTGGAAGAATATATtgtgtttttaataatttagaatataaaatacaaaatatacgtaaatagcgcataaaattttgtatgttaaGAATTAACAGGTTAGAAGTCGTGAATTTCAAAGagaaaaaattctttattttttcaacTTTGTTATTTCCGTATTTAATTACGATTGAAATGAATTAATAATGAGACTACAAAAGACTTTTAAATGAGATCTAATCACAATACAGGAATCTATATCTACGCAAGTAAAATTGTCTCAATCTAACCTGATATCGTCTTGTAAATATTTTGACTGTTAATTGACTGACGTAAAATGAGAGCAAAAATTAagctttataattataataatgtaattataGTAAAAATACAGGTTGAACTACGTATGTAACTATGGCTAAGATTTTTCAGCCACATCCGAATATTGATACAAAAATGTTTTGAATGAAAGTTATTTAGCCTTCAACCGTCTAGATAGATAGCACGAATGTGATCTCTGAAGTTTCTGCGGTGTTCATAGCTGGAGTTCATAGTTCACAAACCTTATCACAGGTGTTCCAACCGAGCGGATGCTTGTCGCGTGACTTATTCAAATCAAGAAGAACGATTCCCAACGGCGCGTTGAAAAACTTCAGGATGGAGAACAATGACCAAACACCCTGCGATGCCAACACGAATCTGcaaataataatcaatattaataacattcaATAATAACAGATTTTACAACCTCCAAGAAATGATTGATAATCTCATAGATCTAATTAAGAACAagcaaatttacaaattaaaaaatcgaTGGGGCGGTAGACCGAAGAATCGTACGTTATAGCTACACTCCTCTACTTTATTCACGTTTTTATAAAATGCTACTCTGTCGAAATCCTTCATTGGAAAgattacaattataaataaCGTGTCTCACTTCGTAataatattcgataatatacaaacaaaatttaaaaattggcATTTGTAAATATcgacaaaagaatgaaaattattatatcatttatcaCGAAATTCAACATAATCACAAGCACAAATTAAAACAGCTATAACTTCCAAGCACCTAACATACGTACTGATGACTAGCCACttcttattaaaaattttacaacATATACAGTTAACGTAGGGAGGGTATTGAATCATTGCACGCACGCCATCCACTTCACAGCATTGCAACCGACAATTTTCAAGCGATTATACTTTTTAACTTTTCTAAAACAAGTTCTACCGACTAGACGAATCGATCGGTAGAACAAGTACCTAAAAAACACGCGCGAGCGTTGCGCTGCTCCATGCATCCCCCACTGACGCGCGGCTGCATTCTAATAACATCTTCACTCCGCGATGTCGAACGAAGCAGTGATCATCGAAGCTGATAGCAACAGCAACAGTGACTACAGTCTACAATTGAATCGATGGTTCTTGAAACCGATCGGTGCATGGCCATCGTCTCCATCCACCACAAGATTAGAAAAgataatttcgtttcttttaaaCACTATTTGCTACAGCACCGTAATTATCACTGCGATACCCAGTGTACTGCAAATGATTCTAGAAGACGAGAGCATTAACTCGAAATTGAAGAGCCTAGATTTCTTGAGTCATTTAATCGTCAGTATCTTTACTTATAGCGTGTTGTTATTACACAACAAAGACATACGACGATGCGTAGAACACATGAAAGCTGACTGGCGAGCAGTGACCAGAAAGGAGGATCAACACGTGATGATGAAGAACGCGAAATTCGGTCGTTACGTAGCAGCTTTCTGCGCAATTTTTGTACAAGGTAGCGTTTTGTGCTTTTGTTTCGTGACGGCTCTAAATACACTCGAGATTCAAATTGGAAACGAGACGAGAATTTTACACGTGTTACCTTGTGCAGTATACAAGAAGCTGGTAAACGTCGACGAAAGTCCAACAAACGAATTCATGATTTTTTTGCAAATTTGGTCTACTTTTATCGCAAATTGTAGTACAGTTGGGATCTTTAGTCTTGCAGCAGTTCTAGCTGCTCACGCGTGCGGTCAGCTAAATGTTGTTATGTTATGGATTGTTGAATTTGTCAATGAAGCCACAGTAGAGAGCAGGACTGATGGTTTTACGAAAATTGGAGTAATCGTGGAACGACATCTGAGGACATTGAAGTAAGATCTCTTTTTAGATTATTTTTTTCTGTGGCTTTTAAGATCAATCATTTGGAttatattaaatgttaattgcagttttatatcatatatcgaGGGTGTGATGAATAAAATCTGTTTTTTGGAAATGTTAAGATGCACGATGGATATATGTGTAATTGGCTACTTCATTGTGTCGGTACATAATTAGCATATTTTTATTGTCTGCCTGTTATTTTCCACAATGGATATAGCTTTATTCTTCTGTAAAATTGTTCTATTCTTTTTACGATTCCATCTTAGGAATGGGCGGAGCATGATGTTCGGAATTTGGCATCATATGTAATGATGTTTGTTGCAATCTGTTATAACATTTTCATACTATGTTACATTGGTGAACTGTTAACGGAGCAGGTACATTCAACACATTAACTCTCCAATTCTAGAATTAGCAGGGTAACCAAAGTTAATAATTAATCGTTCTTAATACAACCTTTATAGATTCAATGGTACATTTTCGGTGATTTGAATGGTTTTTTCATGTGTCTTTTATTTTAAGTTCTTTGCTACTTATATGTTTCATACTTCGCCCTAGTATTACTATGGAGTGATATAAATGAAGCAAATCGTAATCGTGGTGATTAATTCAACAAATTCTTAACAGTGCAAGAAAATTGGCGAAGCCGTTTACATGACGAACTGGTATTATTTGCCCGGTAAAACAATCCTCGACTTGATTATGGTCATCGCACGATCGAATGTAGTCGTTCAAATCACTGCAGGAAAATTAGTTCATATGTCGGTTTATACATTTGGTAGTGTAAGTTTATTCGATACTCCTACTTATAACTGTATTGTTTGTTCACGTAAAATATTCTGCCATTTCAGGTTGTGAAGACAGGTTTTGCATACTTGAATCTGTTGCAGCAAATGACGTAATAAAATGGAATCCTGGAAAAATATATtgtgtttttaataatttagtaTATACAGTACAAAATACACGTAAATATCGCATAAAATTTTGTACGTTAAGAATTAACAGACTAGAAGTCGTAAATTTCAAACAGAAaaattctttgtttttttaaCTTTGTTATTTTCGCATTTAATTACGATTGAAATGCATTAATAGTGAGACTACAACAAAATTTGAAACGTGATCTAATCACGATACAGGAATCTATATCGACGCAAGTAAAATTGTCTCGATCTAACTTGATGtccatttctaaatattttggcTGTTAATTGGCTGATGTAAAATGAAAGCAAAAATTAAGCTTCAGTAATTGTAATAAAGATACAGGTTGAACCACGTATGTAACTATCGCCAAGATTTTTCAACCACATCCGAATATTTGATAGAAAAATGTTTTGGATGAAAGTTACTTAAGTTTCAACCGTCTGGAATTTGCAATACaagaaatttattgaaaattgttgtttttaataaaactaCGTATTCCTGTCTTCATACTACTTTGACTCATATTAAGATTAGTTCAACGTCATACTGTACTTTGATCTGGGAACAACCCtaaatttagaaatattagaTTAAACAGTGGAAATATTATCGTTgaagattattttatttctaccaAGTCACGACAAGGTTGCCTTGACTCCTTATTAAGAATGCAATATTTAGGAAACTTTTTATATAGCTTATATGTTACAAGATAATTTTCAGTATAcagtttttttaaattttttctatCACAAATTCCAAAAGAATAATCTCATTCAACTTGGCACTCGGCAACATTCTCTCTGCACTGGGTATGCATAGCGATATTCTAGCATGCAACGCGACTGAAGATTTTAAGAAGATGATGTTTTaagattttaagaagaaagatGTCAGACGAATGAGATCGTGTTCACCATGTAGATCCTTTCTAGGATCATCTTGACCACTGTCACGGTAGGAGCTTTTGATTGAGTCGGTGGGGTGTACGATAAAGATGTGTTTAATCATACATCATTGTCTCACGGTACGtttcagaataaaaataaaagaaataatttatatattgaaAATGTATTCACAATATCTTCTAGTTAGAGTTAAAATGAATCAAACATTGAGATATCTTTTAACAGAAATAAATTAGCGTCAAATACAGAATCGCGACTCATACGTTGACTTTTCTACTTAATTCGCACTAGCATTCGTACGACACACATATTTTAATTTCTCAGGAAAAATTGAAGAATATGATAATTGTATACGTTCTCCTGTATGCATCTATGGTGTTTAATATATTCATATTCTATTATATCGGAGAAATAGTTACTGAACAGGTAAGAAAGTAACAATAAAGCAGTACTTATATTAAACCTCAAACTATCAAACACACGACAGGGCGAAAGATTTGGGAAAAAGTGTATATGACTGAATGATACGGATTACCTCACAAAACTGCTCTCGGTTTAGTCCTGGCTATTTCAAGATCGAGTATGGTGGTCAAAATTACTGCTGGAAAATTCGTACAAATATCTATCACGAACTTTGACGTCGTAAGTATCGATAATACACAgatgtttaatatataattgataaaatatttgtattttatctaTTGTTAATTGTTTGGAAAC
The Bombus vancouverensis nearcticus chromosome 6, iyBomVanc1_principal, whole genome shotgun sequence DNA segment above includes these coding regions:
- the LOC117157666 gene encoding odorant receptor Or2-like, translated to MSNEAVIIEADSSSDYCLQLNRWFLKPIGAWPSSPSTTRLEKIVSFILNIVCFTSVIITAIPSVLLLILEDESINLKLKTLDFLSHLFVSSFNYSTLLLHSKDIRQCVEHIEADWRSVTREEDQHVMMKNGKFGRYVAASCAIFMQGGILCFCFVTALTTVEIQIGNETRVLRLLPCAVYKKLVNVDESPANEIMLSLQIWSALIANSSTVGIFSLAAVLAAHACGQLDVIMAWITEFVKETRKQKGTSSFQEIGVIVERHLRTLNFISCIEVVMNKIYLLEMLRCTMNICLIAYYILTEWDEHDIRNLTSYFMMFVSICFNIFVICYIGEILTEQSKKIGDAVYLTNWYYLPNKEIRNLILIIVRSTLVVQLTAGKMIHMTISTFGNVVKTGFAYLNLLQQIM
- the LOC117157678 gene encoding uncharacterized protein LOC117157678, with the protein product MSNEAVIIEADSNSNSDYSLQLNRWFLKPIGAWPSSPSTTRLEKIISFLLNTICYSTVIITAIPSVLQMILEDESINSKLKSLDFLSHLIVSIFTYSVLLLHNKDIRRCVEHMKADWRAVTRKEDQHVMMKNAKFGRYVAAFCAIFVQGSVLCFCFVTALNTLEIQIGNETRILHVLPCAVYKKLVNVDESPTNEFMIFLQIWSTFIANCSTVGIFSLAAVLAAHACGQLNVVMLWIVEFVNEATVESRTDGFTKIGVIVERHLRTLNFISYIEGVMNKICFLEMLRCTMDICVIGYFIVSCKKIGEAVYMTNWYYLPGKTILDLIMVIARSNVVVQITAGKLVHMSVYTFGSVSLFDTPTYNCIVCSRKIFCHFRL